From one Bacteroides eggerthii genomic stretch:
- a CDS encoding translocation/assembly module TamB domain-containing protein, translating into MRRKWLKGALWVLLTPIVLFVILMILLYVPPVQNFIRKQATAIASDATGMNISVERIDLRFPLNLLVRGVQVVQSEADAADVQHPDTLLNLGSLNVSVQAWPLLQGRVEVNAITLQQVAVNSSNLLEGMHIKGTLGRFFLESHGIDLKKEDAILNNVELSNTHMQVMLADTTETPKDSTETAVNWRIALHNLKLKNVSVDLQMPLDSMALGANIGDASIEDANVDLKRQFYGWRRFTLTESAVNYDSGMAAPVEGFDASHIALRDIRIGIDSVMACGRDMNAIIREFSMYDRSGLTVTSLTGRLFADSTLIRIPYLQLKTPHSDMDLTAQTYWKLVDIPTTGHLSARFNANIGKQDVLLFAGGLPETFKEAYPFRPLVIHAGTEGNLKQMQISRFTAELPGAFFLSGGGELWNLTDSLTRNGGLDFEMQTQDLNFLTGLTGVTPDGSIIVPDSMNLVARLGLDGPQCNAILKIKEGEGSLGLDAAYNLNTEVYHADLAIDALQLHHFLPKDSIYTLTARVTAKGQGVDVASHKTIARVEAKLDELQYARWNISGVDLDAGLKSSVASVHLTSDNALLKMQTEADMRLDRKYMDGKLNVNVEELDLYKLGVAPKPLEHPFAFSLGAEARHDSIKLQMDAGDMNLQFRARSTLKELLEQSDEFVAILTKQIEDSRLDHAALRRVLPSAGMQLTAGQANPVSYFLKTKDITFNDFILRFGSTPTRGINGRTAVHGLRVDSLQLDTIFFTVKQDTSRMMLQSGVINGPKNPQFVFRSTLTGEIRSEDAELTVNYVDGEGQTGVLFGVNARPLTEGQGKGNGVLLNLTPAEPVIAYRKFHFVDNSNWVYLHKNMRVYANIDMDSDNGLGFRMQSDRNDSVSLQNMNVELSRLQLGELSEVLPYMPRLTGLFSAEAQYIQTPTSLQVSAEANIDELTYERQHVGDVGMGATWLPGDKGATHYLNTYFSYDNQEVLVADGMLTQKNGRDTLEVTTTFEHFPMKIANAFIPDQMVSFTGDIDGGVHIYGPLEKPKMDGDVTLDSVSVYARQAGARYWFDDRPVQVKDNQLIFDKFAIYTTSKNPFTIDGKVDFRNLERPTANLKLLAENYTLLDAPRTRESLIYGKVFVDLNATVRGPLDALTMRGNMNLLGNTDVTYVLTDSPLTVEDRLEGLVTFTSFADTASVSADEVPAMSLGGMDMIMSVHIDNAVRLRADLSPDRSKFIELEGGGDLNMQYTPQGDISLTGRYTLSGGIMKYSLPVIPLKEFQINNGSYVDWRGDPMNPTLNLKATERMRASVADGNDGGSRVVNFDVSIAIKNRLDAPELIFDITAPDDATVENELQAMGAEERSKQAIAMLATGVYMNSGVKGGGLSMGSALNSVIQSQINSLAGSAFQSINASFTMGMEDRTAAETGDKQTDYSFRYSQRLFNDRVQIVIGGKVTTGANATNDAESFIDNISLEYRLDTSGTRYVRVFYDKNYESVLDGEITETGVGLVLRRKMDRLGELFIFKKKKKQTVE; encoded by the coding sequence ATGAGAAGAAAATGGTTAAAGGGGGCACTTTGGGTGTTGCTCACCCCTATTGTCCTATTTGTAATATTGATGATATTGCTGTATGTGCCTCCGGTACAGAATTTTATACGGAAGCAGGCTACGGCAATCGCATCGGACGCTACGGGCATGAATATCTCCGTAGAACGAATAGACCTTCGTTTTCCTTTGAACCTGCTTGTGCGTGGCGTACAGGTGGTGCAGTCAGAGGCGGATGCCGCTGATGTCCAACATCCCGATACTTTGCTGAACCTCGGAAGCCTGAATGTCAGCGTACAGGCATGGCCTTTATTGCAAGGTAGGGTAGAGGTGAACGCCATAACCTTGCAACAGGTTGCCGTAAATTCTTCCAATCTGCTGGAAGGAATGCACATCAAGGGGACACTCGGGCGGTTCTTCCTTGAAAGCCATGGCATCGACCTGAAAAAAGAGGATGCCATACTGAACAATGTGGAATTGAGCAATACCCATATGCAGGTAATGCTTGCCGATACTACCGAGACTCCGAAAGATTCTACTGAGACCGCTGTCAACTGGCGGATAGCGCTGCATAACCTGAAGCTGAAAAATGTTTCGGTAGATTTGCAGATGCCACTCGACTCTATGGCGTTGGGAGCCAATATCGGAGATGCAAGCATCGAGGATGCGAATGTCGACCTCAAACGCCAGTTCTATGGTTGGCGGCGGTTTACGCTTACGGAATCCGCTGTGAATTATGATTCGGGCATGGCTGCTCCCGTTGAGGGTTTCGACGCTTCGCATATCGCATTGCGCGATATTCGTATCGGCATTGATTCAGTGATGGCTTGCGGTCGTGACATGAACGCAATTATTCGTGAGTTTTCCATGTACGACCGTTCCGGACTGACTGTGACTTCGTTGACCGGGCGCCTGTTTGCCGATTCAACCCTTATCCGTATCCCTTATCTGCAACTCAAAACCCCGCACAGCGATATGGACCTGACGGCGCAGACCTATTGGAAACTGGTAGATATCCCCACTACCGGACATCTGTCGGCCCGCTTCAATGCCAATATCGGTAAGCAGGATGTGCTGCTTTTTGCCGGCGGGTTACCCGAAACTTTTAAGGAAGCTTATCCTTTCCGACCGTTGGTGATCCATGCCGGTACGGAGGGTAATTTGAAGCAGATGCAGATCTCCCGCTTTACGGCTGAATTGCCCGGTGCCTTCTTTTTGAGTGGAGGCGGTGAGTTGTGGAACCTTACGGACAGCTTGACACGCAACGGGGGACTTGACTTTGAAATGCAGACGCAGGACCTCAATTTCCTTACCGGACTCACCGGAGTAACTCCCGACGGCTCTATCATTGTGCCCGACAGTATGAATCTTGTGGCACGTCTCGGTCTCGACGGACCGCAATGCAATGCAATCCTGAAAATCAAAGAAGGAGAGGGTAGTCTGGGTTTGGATGCTGCCTACAACTTGAACACAGAGGTCTACCACGCCGACCTTGCCATAGATGCTTTGCAACTTCATCATTTTTTGCCCAAGGATTCTATCTATACGCTTACAGCCCGCGTTACCGCTAAAGGGCAGGGAGTGGATGTGGCTTCACATAAAACCATCGCCCGCGTAGAAGCCAAGCTGGATGAATTGCAATATGCCCGCTGGAATATTTCGGGCGTAGATTTGGATGCGGGCTTAAAGTCGTCGGTAGCGTCTGTGCATCTGACGAGTGATAATGCATTGTTGAAAATGCAGACCGAGGCTGATATGCGGCTTGACCGTAAATATATGGACGGTAAGTTGAATGTGAATGTAGAAGAGCTGGATTTATACAAACTGGGAGTTGCTCCCAAACCTTTGGAGCATCCGTTTGCGTTTAGTCTGGGTGCGGAGGCACGCCACGACTCCATTAAGTTGCAAATGGATGCCGGCGATATGAACCTTCAGTTCCGGGCCCGCAGCACTTTGAAGGAGTTGCTGGAGCAGTCGGATGAGTTTGTTGCCATTCTTACGAAGCAGATAGAGGATAGCAGGCTGGATCATGCGGCTTTGCGGCGGGTGCTTCCTTCGGCTGGCATGCAGCTGACGGCAGGACAGGCCAATCCTGTCAGCTACTTCTTGAAGACAAAAGATATAACATTCAATGACTTCATCCTTCGTTTCGGCTCTACACCGACGCGGGGCATCAATGGGCGGACGGCTGTTCATGGCTTACGGGTGGACTCGTTGCAACTCGATACAATCTTCTTTACAGTGAAGCAGGATACTTCCCGGATGATGTTGCAAAGCGGTGTGATCAACGGACCGAAGAATCCGCAGTTTGTATTCCGCAGTACGTTGACGGGAGAGATCCGGAGTGAGGATGCCGAACTGACTGTGAATTATGTGGACGGAGAGGGGCAGACCGGAGTGCTGTTTGGCGTTAATGCCCGTCCGTTGACGGAGGGACAGGGTAAAGGCAATGGAGTGTTGCTTAACCTGACGCCTGCCGAACCTGTTATTGCGTACCGTAAATTCCATTTTGTGGATAATAGCAACTGGGTCTATCTGCATAAGAATATGCGTGTCTACGCCAATATCGATATGGATAGCGACAACGGTTTGGGCTTCCGTATGCAATCGGACAGGAATGATAGTGTCTCATTACAGAATATGAATGTGGAACTCAGCCGCCTGCAGTTGGGTGAGTTGAGTGAGGTGCTTCCTTATATGCCCCGGCTGACCGGCTTGTTCTCTGCCGAAGCGCAGTACATACAGACGCCTACTTCTTTGCAGGTTTCTGCCGAAGCCAACATTGATGAACTGACGTACGAACGCCAGCATGTAGGAGACGTCGGTATGGGTGCTACGTGGCTTCCGGGAGACAAGGGGGCTACACATTATTTAAATACTTATTTCAGTTATGACAATCAGGAGGTGTTGGTGGCGGACGGTATGCTGACGCAAAAGAATGGTAGAGACACACTGGAGGTAACTACTACTTTTGAACACTTCCCTATGAAGATAGCCAATGCCTTTATTCCGGATCAGATGGTGTCTTTCACCGGTGACATTGACGGTGGAGTGCATATCTACGGACCGTTGGAGAAACCTAAGATGGACGGGGATGTTACGTTGGACAGTGTGTCGGTATATGCTCGTCAGGCGGGGGCGCGTTATTGGTTTGACGACCGTCCTGTACAGGTTAAGGACAACCAACTGATATTTGATAAGTTTGCTATCTACACTACCAGTAAGAATCCGTTTACCATTGACGGTAAGGTGGACTTCCGCAACTTGGAACGTCCTACGGCAAACCTGAAGTTGCTGGCAGAGAATTATACATTGCTGGATGCGCCGCGTACCCGCGAAAGCCTGATCTACGGTAAGGTGTTTGTCGACTTGAATGCTACGGTTCGAGGACCTTTGGATGCTTTGACCATGCGTGGAAATATGAATCTGCTGGGAAATACGGATGTTACCTATGTGCTGACAGACTCACCGTTGACGGTGGAAGACCGTCTTGAAGGGCTGGTTACTTTTACTTCCTTTGCGGATACGGCTTCGGTGAGTGCCGATGAGGTTCCTGCTATGTCTTTGGGCGGTATGGATATGATTATGTCCGTACACATTGACAATGCCGTACGTCTGCGTGCCGATTTGAGTCCTGACCGTAGTAAGTTTATAGAACTGGAGGGTGGTGGAGACCTGAATATGCAATATACTCCGCAGGGTGATATAAGTCTTACGGGACGTTATACGCTTTCGGGGGGAATCATGAAATATTCGCTTCCGGTCATTCCGTTGAAAGAGTTCCAGATTAATAACGGAAGCTATGTGGACTGGCGCGGTGATCCGATGAATCCTACACTGAACCTCAAAGCGACGGAACGTATGCGTGCTTCGGTTGCCGACGGCAATGACGGCGGGTCACGCGTGGTGAACTTTGACGTGTCCATAGCCATAAAGAACAGGCTTGATGCTCCCGAACTGATCTTCGATATAACAGCTCCGGATGATGCCACAGTTGAAAACGAATTGCAGGCTATGGGAGCTGAAGAACGCAGTAAGCAGGCCATTGCCATGTTGGCAACGGGCGTTTATATGAATAGTGGTGTCAAAGGTGGCGGATTGTCTATGGGTAGTGCCTTGAACAGTGTTATCCAGAGTCAGATTAACTCATTGGCGGGTTCTGCTTTTCAAAGTATCAATGCAAGTTTCACCATGGGTATGGAAGACCGTACAGCGGCCGAAACCGGTGATAAACAGACCGATTATAGTTTCCGCTATTCACAACGCCTCTTCAACGATCGCGTACAGATTGTTATCGGAGGTAAGGTGACGACCGGTGCCAATGCCACGAACGATGCGGAATCATTCATCGATAATATCTCACTGGAGTATAGGTTGGACACGTCCGGTACGCGTTATGTCCGGGTGTTCTATGACAAAAACTACGAGAGTGTACTCGATGGAGAAATAACGGAAACAGGAGTCGGCCTTGTACTTCGCCGTAAGATGGACCGCCTGGGTGAACTTTTCATCTTCAAGAAAAAGAAGAAACAAACTGTAGAATGA
- a CDS encoding MATE family efflux transporter, producing MMNLIAGYKQHYKALIFLGLPIVIGQLGVIILGFADTLMIGHHSTEELGAASFVNNVFTLCIIFSTGFSYGLTPIVGSLYGNRRFAEAGQALRCSLVANVLVALLLTFVMTVVYFNVERLGQPEELIPLIKPYYLVLLASLVFVMLFNGFKQFTDGITDTKTAMWILLGGNALNIVGNYILINGKLGFPELGLLGAGISTLFSRIAMVAVFAMIVLRSRRFLRYRVGFLRMGWSFPVFRQLNALGWPVGLQMGMETASFSLSAIMVGWLGTIALASHQIMLTISQFTFMMYYGMGAAVAVRVSNFKGQGDMENVRRSTYAGFHLIMAMEIILLSIVFVLRGQMGGWFTDSAEASALVASLFFPFLIYQFGDGLQINFANALRGISDVKPMMIIAFISYFIISLPVGYFCGFVLGWGLVGVWMAFPFGLTSAGLMLWLRFRYKTAR from the coding sequence ATGATGAATTTGATAGCCGGCTATAAGCAACATTACAAAGCTTTGATTTTTTTAGGGCTTCCCATTGTAATCGGGCAGCTTGGTGTAATTATTCTTGGTTTTGCGGATACCCTGATGATAGGGCATCACAGTACTGAAGAGCTGGGGGCAGCTTCTTTCGTGAACAATGTGTTTACGCTTTGTATAATTTTCAGTACCGGTTTCAGTTACGGACTGACGCCCATTGTGGGCAGTCTTTACGGTAACCGTCGCTTTGCAGAGGCGGGGCAGGCATTACGATGCAGCCTGGTGGCGAATGTCTTGGTGGCTTTGCTCCTTACTTTTGTTATGACGGTGGTCTACTTCAACGTGGAGCGTCTGGGGCAACCCGAAGAGCTGATTCCTTTGATAAAGCCTTATTATCTGGTGCTGCTTGCTTCGCTGGTCTTCGTTATGTTGTTCAATGGTTTCAAGCAGTTTACGGATGGCATTACGGATACCAAGACCGCTATGTGGATATTGTTGGGTGGAAATGCGCTGAACATCGTAGGCAACTATATCCTTATTAACGGTAAGCTGGGCTTTCCTGAACTGGGCTTGCTGGGAGCGGGCATCAGCACGCTGTTCTCGCGTATTGCGATGGTGGCGGTCTTTGCGATGATTGTGCTCCGCAGCCGCCGGTTCCTCCGCTACCGGGTTGGTTTCTTACGCATGGGGTGGTCGTTCCCGGTGTTCAGGCAGCTTAATGCGCTGGGCTGGCCCGTCGGCCTGCAAATGGGGATGGAGACGGCTTCTTTCAGCCTTAGTGCTATCATGGTGGGCTGGTTGGGCACTATCGCTCTGGCGTCCCATCAGATAATGCTCACGATTTCGCAATTCACGTTTATGATGTACTACGGCATGGGGGCGGCGGTGGCTGTGCGCGTCAGCAACTTCAAAGGTCAGGGTGATATGGAGAATGTGCGCCGTTCCACGTATGCCGGATTCCACTTGATAATGGCTATGGAAATCATTCTTTTAAGTATTGTCTTTGTGCTGCGCGGGCAAATGGGCGGTTGGTTTACGGATAGTGCGGAGGCCTCGGCGCTGGTGGCGTCTTTGTTCTTCCCCTTCTTGATTTATCAGTTTGGCGACGGCTTGCAAATCAACTTTGCCAATGCCCTGCGGGGAATATCGGACGTAAAGCCGATGATGATTATTGCATTTATTTCTTATTTTATTATATCTTTGCCCGTAGGATATTTTTGCGGTTTTGTACTGGGCTGGGGGTTAGTGGGAGTCTGGATGGCTTTCCCGTTCGGGCTGACCAGCGCCGGGCTGATGCTATGGCTGCGCTTCCGGTATAAGACTGCGAGATGA
- a CDS encoding hybrid sensor histidine kinase/response regulator: MNSVSKVKIVVGYTLLLGVLFFSLFFVHREMENLMHSENQDVHWTDSLITLLREKDENTIYMLRVLSETSESMVSTSAIENIIATRQDSVVTNRRVQRRIITHRDTVVTKPKKKGFFRRLGEVFVPPKKDTAIQVKTSLEYATDTVIDVYNPVDSLQEKLRAVAQQKKVSDSIVRRRRLTLQRMDKMLTARIDSLLKGYEQETLQRAREEADYRQSVRGHSVKIISSIAVGAVLLSVFFLIIIGRDIARSNRYRRELEEARKRAEDLLAMREKMMLAITHDFKAPLGSIMGYADLLSRLTVDERQRFYLDNMKTSSEHLLKLVVDLLDFHRLDLHKAEINRVTFHPARLLEEIHVSFEPLTSAKGLELHCNIAPELEGTYISDPLRLRQIINNLLSNAVKFTDKGCVTMTACYENRRLVVAVADTGKGMGPADRERIFQEFTRLPGAQGKEGFGLGLSIVRMLVQLLEGTIDVDSVPGKGSTFTLRVPLFPVRMPERTGEEMQEKEEEPLPVPSSPSLRVLLIDDDSIQLTLTAAMLQHSGITSVSCMQPDELLDALRSGTFDVLLTDVQMPAISGFDLLKLLRASNLPQAQTIPVIAVTARSDMKPEEFKAYGFAGCLHKPFTVAELFRELDMEGIGQMPASQDERVSESAAEHPAEHTSGTSAPGCPYNFSALTAFSGDDSDAADSILKSFISETRLNAGRLQKAVDMADMDEVAAVSHKMIPLFTLIGATELVGELKILESLRGASFTEEQEQRALRSLALIEDILRSQTRTDLG; this comes from the coding sequence ATGAATAGTGTATCGAAAGTAAAGATAGTCGTCGGATACACTCTGTTGCTGGGAGTGTTGTTCTTTTCCCTGTTCTTTGTGCACCGGGAAATGGAGAATCTCATGCATTCCGAAAATCAGGATGTGCACTGGACGGACAGCCTGATTACGTTACTCCGGGAGAAAGATGAGAATACCATTTATATGCTGCGTGTGCTGAGCGAGACCAGTGAAAGCATGGTGTCTACCAGTGCGATAGAGAATATCATAGCCACCCGGCAGGACTCGGTGGTCACCAACCGGCGCGTACAACGCCGTATCATCACGCATCGCGACACAGTGGTTACCAAACCCAAGAAGAAAGGTTTCTTCCGCCGTTTGGGCGAAGTGTTTGTACCGCCCAAAAAAGATACCGCCATTCAGGTGAAGACTTCCCTTGAATACGCTACGGATACAGTGATCGATGTCTACAATCCGGTAGACTCCCTTCAGGAAAAACTGCGTGCTGTGGCGCAACAGAAGAAGGTGAGCGACTCGATTGTGCGACGCCGCAGGCTCACTTTGCAACGCATGGACAAGATGCTGACCGCCCGTATAGACAGTTTGCTGAAAGGATATGAGCAGGAAACCTTGCAACGTGCCCGCGAAGAGGCGGACTACCGGCAGTCTGTGCGCGGCCATTCCGTTAAGATAATCAGCAGCATTGCAGTGGGGGCAGTGTTGCTGTCCGTCTTTTTCCTGATAATTATAGGGCGTGACATTGCGCGCAGCAACCGTTACCGTCGCGAGCTGGAAGAAGCCCGCAAGCGCGCCGAAGATTTGCTGGCCATGCGGGAGAAGATGATGCTTGCCATTACCCACGACTTTAAAGCGCCACTCGGTTCCATCATGGGATATGCCGATCTGCTTTCCCGGCTGACGGTGGACGAACGGCAGCGTTTCTATCTGGATAACATGAAAACTTCCTCGGAACATCTGCTGAAACTGGTGGTCGACCTGCTCGATTTTCATCGACTTGATCTCCATAAAGCGGAAATAAACCGGGTGACTTTCCATCCGGCCCGACTGTTGGAAGAGATTCATGTCAGCTTTGAACCGCTGACCTCTGCCAAGGGACTGGAACTGCATTGCAACATTGCTCCCGAACTGGAGGGTACTTATATCAGCGACCCGCTTCGCCTTCGCCAGATAATCAATAACCTGCTCTCCAATGCAGTGAAGTTCACCGACAAGGGCTGTGTGACGATGACGGCGTGTTATGAGAACCGTAGGCTGGTTGTTGCCGTTGCCGATACGGGCAAGGGCATGGGGCCTGCCGACAGGGAACGGATTTTTCAGGAGTTTACCCGCCTGCCCGGTGCACAGGGCAAGGAGGGGTTCGGCCTTGGGCTCTCCATTGTACGTATGCTTGTGCAATTGCTTGAGGGGACAATCGATGTGGACAGCGTGCCGGGCAAAGGAAGTACGTTCACATTGCGCGTGCCTCTGTTCCCCGTACGGATGCCGGAGCGCACCGGTGAGGAAATGCAGGAAAAAGAGGAGGAACCGCTTCCCGTCCCTTCTTCGCCTTCGCTTCGGGTATTGCTTATTGATGATGATAGTATCCAGCTTACACTTACCGCGGCCATGCTTCAACATAGCGGCATCACCTCTGTGTCGTGCATGCAGCCGGATGAGTTGCTGGATGCTTTACGCTCCGGGACTTTTGACGTACTGCTCACCGATGTACAGATGCCGGCGATAAGTGGCTTCGACCTGCTGAAACTGTTGCGTGCATCGAATCTCCCCCAAGCGCAAACCATTCCTGTAATAGCGGTCACTGCCCGTAGCGACATGAAACCGGAGGAGTTTAAGGCGTATGGCTTTGCCGGTTGCCTGCATAAGCCGTTTACGGTGGCGGAACTTTTTCGCGAACTGGACATGGAGGGCATCGGGCAGATGCCTGCCTCGCAAGATGAACGAGTGTCTGAGTCTGCCGCGGAGCATCCGGCGGAACATACATCCGGAACTTCTGCTCCGGGTTGTCCTTATAACTTCTCGGCGCTTACCGCTTTCTCCGGTGACGACTCGGATGCTGCCGACTCCATTCTCAAGAGTTTCATCTCCGAGACCCGTCTCAATGCCGGACGTTTGCAGAAGGCTGTGGACATGGCAGATATGGATGAGGTGGCTGCCGTTTCGCATAAGATGATTCCACTCTTCACGTTGATTGGGGCTACGGAACTGGTAGGGGAACTCAAAATATTGGAAAGCCTGCGAGGGGCTTCCTTCACTGAGGAACAGGAACAACGTGCCCTCCGTTCGCTTGCCCTCATTGAGGATATTCTTCGCTCACAGACCCGGACCGATTTGGGTTGA
- a CDS encoding BamA/TamA family outer membrane protein — MKRLILYIAGVLFLAGCSTTKHLPEGEILYTGQKTMIVENRSTTPVGEIAMEEVEAALATAPNNSLLGSSSIRIPFPMGLWIYNGFVKYEKGFGRWIFNRFAAKPVLMSSVNPDIRQKAAANLLRDYGYFNGTVSYKTFLNPKDSLKAKIQYTVDMRNPYFIDTVYYHGFSKRTLQIMNMSRRRSLISPGEQFNVTDLDGERTRISTLLRNVGCYYFRPDYLTYQADTTLVPGGHVTMRMVPAPGMPAVAEKPFYVGKRAFYLYGKQGQAPNDSMDYKGLRIYYHDKLRVRPNMVYRWLNYQAYRQKRQVQDSTGISRKRSMQNLYSLYRQTRVQERLNNVGIFRYLEMQYTPRDTTFVCDTLDVNIHAALDKPYDAELDFNVKMKSNNQTGPGASFTVTKNNVFGGGEAWNVKLDDSYEWQTGKDRSSAMNSYEMGLSTSLMFPRVVFPRFGDKEYDFPATTTFKLYVDQLNRAKYYKLLAFGGNATYDFQPKRTSKHSFTPFKLTFNVLRNPTEAFKELQAENPALYVSLRDQFIPVIEYMYTYDNAPLSHVRNPIWWQTTVSSAGNLTSCIYRIFGKPFSEQDKKLMGVPFAQFLKVNSEFRYHYKIDKNQLIASRIAGGVIWSYGNALAAPYTEQFYIGGANSVRAFSARNIGPGGYAPDKESKYSFINHVGDIRLEANLEYRFRIIGDLHGAVFLDAGNVWLMRKDDSRPNGEFSLKNFAKQIALGTGAGLRYDMDFLVFRLDCGVGLHDPYETGKSGYYNIPKFKDSLALHFAIGYPF; from the coding sequence ATGAAACGACTGATATTATATATAGCAGGTGTCCTATTTTTGGCAGGATGTTCCACGACCAAGCATCTGCCGGAAGGCGAAATCCTGTATACGGGACAAAAAACGATGATTGTTGAAAACCGCAGCACCACTCCGGTAGGTGAAATTGCGATGGAAGAGGTTGAAGCTGCGCTTGCCACTGCCCCCAACAATTCTTTGCTGGGCAGTTCCAGTATTCGTATACCTTTCCCCATGGGACTGTGGATATACAATGGATTTGTGAAATATGAGAAAGGCTTTGGCAGGTGGATATTCAACCGTTTTGCCGCAAAACCGGTATTGATGTCGTCCGTAAATCCTGATATCCGACAGAAAGCAGCCGCCAATTTGTTACGGGATTACGGTTACTTTAACGGTACGGTGAGCTATAAAACATTCCTGAATCCTAAGGACTCATTAAAGGCGAAGATACAATATACGGTGGATATGCGTAATCCCTATTTCATTGATACGGTTTACTATCATGGTTTCAGTAAACGGACTTTGCAAATCATGAATATGAGCCGCCGCCGTTCGCTCATCAGTCCGGGCGAACAGTTTAATGTGACCGATCTTGACGGAGAACGTACCCGCATCAGTACCTTGTTGCGCAATGTGGGATGCTATTATTTCCGTCCCGACTATCTGACCTATCAGGCAGATACGACTCTGGTGCCCGGCGGACATGTCACTATGCGCATGGTGCCTGCTCCCGGTATGCCTGCGGTTGCCGAAAAGCCGTTTTATGTAGGTAAAAGGGCCTTCTATCTTTATGGAAAGCAAGGGCAGGCTCCTAATGACAGTATGGATTATAAGGGGTTGCGTATTTATTATCACGACAAGCTGAGGGTGCGTCCCAACATGGTTTACAGGTGGCTGAACTACCAAGCGTACCGTCAGAAGCGTCAGGTACAGGACAGTACCGGTATTTCCCGCAAGCGTTCCATGCAGAACCTGTATAGTTTGTATCGTCAGACTCGTGTGCAGGAGCGTTTGAATAATGTGGGCATCTTCCGCTATCTTGAAATGCAGTATACTCCGCGCGACACGACATTTGTGTGTGATACGCTGGATGTGAATATTCATGCGGCTCTCGACAAACCTTATGATGCCGAGCTGGATTTCAATGTGAAGATGAAAAGTAATAACCAAACAGGTCCGGGAGCTTCGTTCACTGTAACGAAGAACAATGTGTTTGGCGGCGGCGAAGCGTGGAATGTTAAGCTGGATGATTCGTATGAATGGCAGACGGGTAAAGACCGTTCTTCGGCAATGAACAGCTATGAGATGGGATTGTCTACTTCTCTTATGTTTCCGCGTGTGGTCTTTCCTCGCTTTGGTGATAAGGAGTATGACTTTCCGGCAACTACTACGTTTAAATTGTATGTCGACCAGTTGAATCGGGCCAAGTACTATAAACTGCTGGCGTTTGGAGGAAACGCTACTTATGATTTTCAGCCGAAGCGTACGAGCAAGCATAGTTTCACTCCGTTCAAACTGACGTTTAATGTGCTTCGTAACCCTACGGAGGCTTTTAAGGAGTTGCAGGCGGAAAATCCGGCGCTTTATGTCAGTCTGCGCGACCAGTTTATTCCCGTTATAGAATATATGTACACGTATGATAACGCTCCTTTATCGCACGTACGAAATCCTATCTGGTGGCAGACCACCGTAAGTTCGGCCGGTAACCTTACTTCGTGTATTTACCGCATTTTCGGAAAGCCCTTCAGCGAGCAGGACAAGAAACTGATGGGCGTTCCTTTTGCACAGTTCTTAAAGGTAAACAGTGAGTTCCGCTATCATTACAAGATTGATAAGAACCAGCTGATTGCTTCGCGTATAGCCGGTGGGGTGATATGGTCCTACGGAAATGCGTTGGCGGCTCCTTATACCGAACAGTTTTATATTGGGGGTGCTAACAGTGTGCGTGCTTTTTCTGCCCGCAACATAGGTCCGGGAGGATATGCGCCGGATAAAGAGAGTAAATATTCTTTCATCAATCATGTGGGTGATATACGTCTGGAGGCTAATCTGGAGTACCGTTTCCGCATTATCGGCGATTTGCATGGAGCGGTGTTCTTGGATGCGGGCAATGTGTGGTTGATGCGTAAAGATGATTCACGTCCTAACGGCGAATTCTCTTTGAAGAATTTTGCCAAGCAGATAGCTTTGGGCACCGGCGCTGGCTTGCGTTATGATATGGATTTCTTGGTTTTCCGTCTGGATTGCGGAGTGGGATTGCACGACCCGTACGAAACGGGAAAGTCGGGATACTACAATATTCCGAAGTTCAAAGACAGCTTGGCGTTGCATTTTGCTATCGGTTACCCGTTCTGA